In Pirellulales bacterium, one DNA window encodes the following:
- a CDS encoding sigma-70 family RNA polymerase sigma factor, with protein sequence MNDSLDALLARLNSGDEFAVRQMFIAFEPYMRMVVHRHIAGSLRAKFDSADVVQSVWADFVAGLQQAKWNFDNVDQLRAFLFKMTRNRFIDRLRKHRESLRREVALPQQNIDGLPVDRCPRVSENFYADELWQQMVQVCPPAHYELLKLKRQGASIAEIARQTKLHEGSVRRILYDIARRVARLRRQPAV encoded by the coding sequence ATGAACGATTCTCTTGACGCGCTATTGGCGCGGCTGAATTCGGGCGATGAATTTGCGGTCAGGCAAATGTTCATCGCCTTCGAGCCTTACATGCGAATGGTCGTGCATCGCCACATCGCGGGCTCGCTGCGGGCCAAGTTCGATTCGGCCGACGTGGTGCAATCGGTGTGGGCCGATTTTGTGGCGGGTCTGCAACAAGCGAAATGGAATTTCGACAATGTGGACCAACTGCGGGCGTTTTTGTTCAAGATGACGCGGAATCGGTTTATCGACCGGTTGCGGAAGCACCGCGAATCACTGCGGCGCGAAGTGGCGCTGCCGCAGCAGAATATCGACGGCTTGCCGGTCGACCGCTGCCCGCGCGTCAGCGAGAATTTTTATGCCGACGAATTATGGCAGCAGATGGTGCAGGTTTGTCCGCCGGCGCATTACGAGTTGCTCAAGCTGAAGCGGCAAGGGGCGTCGATCGCGGAAATCGCACGGCAGACTAAACTTCACGAAGGGAGCGTGCGCCGCATTTTGTACGATATTGCCCGGCGCGTGGCTCGGCTGCGCCGGCAGCCGGCGGTGTAA
- a CDS encoding tRNA-(ms[2]io[6]A)-hydroxylase: MLSLTSETSQRWLAQVDAHLDEILIDHAHCEKKAAGTALNLIFAYVDRVELCRELADIVNEELDHFRQVLDLLQRRRIRFRRLTPPAYGRKLNDLVRKLEPGKAVDRLLVAGLIEARSCERFDLLRQHVSDPELASFYGSLFESEARHHSTYVRLAKLFAKDEIVDRRLDDLAAAEAEIIAAGDPLPRMHS, translated from the coding sequence ATGCTCAGTTTAACCTCCGAAACTTCACAGCGTTGGCTGGCCCAGGTCGATGCCCACCTGGACGAAATCCTCATCGACCACGCCCATTGCGAGAAAAAAGCCGCCGGCACGGCCCTGAACCTGATTTTCGCCTATGTCGACCGGGTCGAACTGTGCCGCGAACTGGCCGATATTGTGAATGAAGAACTCGACCACTTTCGCCAGGTCCTCGATTTGCTCCAGCGTCGCCGCATTCGCTTCCGCCGCCTAACCCCGCCCGCCTATGGCCGCAAATTGAACGACCTGGTCCGCAAATTGGAACCCGGCAAGGCGGTCGATCGGCTCCTGGTGGCGGGCCTGATCGAAGCTCGCAGTTGCGAACGCTTCGACTTGCTGCGGCAGCACGTGTCCGACCCTGAGCTGGCCTCGTTCTACGGCAGCCTGTTCGAGAGCGAAGCCCGGCACCACAGCACGTACGTTCGTCTGGCCAAGCTGTTTGCCAAGGACGAAATTGTCGACCGCCGCTTGGACGATCTGGCCGCCGCCGAAGCCGAAATCATTGCCGCCGGCGATCCGCTGCCGCGCATGCACAGTTAG
- a CDS encoding serine/threonine-protein kinase produces the protein MSVSSQSLPETKDANPSVPYVVERPTQASHPGGLLDARLAATLDEMAAQWHAGQARTAEQWLAERPELAADAEAAVRVVYEEFCLREERGERVESAEYYRRFPQWQDALAVVLDCHQLLRAPNEATQFPTAGQQLGDLCLLEELGRGALGRVFLATQPSLSDRLLVVKVTARSGQEHLSLARLQHTNIVPLYLVHDFPAENLRALCMPYLGGATWASVLSSLEKHVLGGRSGGQIVAHLAERQERTSAFAVAGGPAIGFLSRSSYIDAVCWIGACLADALSYAHQRGLVHLDIKPSNVLLAGDGQPMLLDFHLACETQRLQNKNIDRLGGTPGYMSPEQRAATECVKQGVPIARPLDARSDIYSLGVLLYESLAGQLPPENPNLLRQKLRHANPQISRGLEDIVCKCLARTPAGRYDDAGQLAADLRCHLASLPLRGVGNHSVLERWQKWRRRKPLALPVLAISMGVVIVICGVAALYYRDHIRTAEAALQQSQEELANREFGPAIQHSQAAWNALQWFPGHAELKSRLKTQIATAQRAQVVAALHDLVEQLRFLDQEPTAESALNHSKLAEIATGCRAIWQAREMLKSPARDSSDEGANDKSPEPQGEEKTKQDDNQKLPEALRRDLLDLAILSARLDMQLASPAGAAEVRQQAIEKLAEARAVCGPSFLLDLEERDYRAGGNNGDEKVSLDSLPVANNAWEHDGLGRWLMHHGALDEARRQFATAIARQPDDFWAHFQQMRCDYQLGHDADALSAANVCIALAPQRAECYYNRALCHQALNHAEEAKADFSRAVELDPDCTPEKMGKLRKNMDGAAK, from the coding sequence ATGAGTGTTTCTTCGCAATCGCTGCCGGAAACCAAAGATGCAAATCCTTCCGTGCCGTACGTCGTGGAGCGGCCGACCCAAGCATCGCACCCAGGTGGTTTGTTGGATGCGCGGCTGGCGGCGACGCTGGATGAAATGGCGGCCCAGTGGCACGCCGGACAAGCACGCACCGCCGAGCAGTGGCTGGCGGAGCGTCCGGAGTTGGCCGCCGACGCGGAGGCCGCGGTCCGGGTGGTGTACGAGGAATTTTGCCTGCGGGAAGAGCGCGGTGAGCGGGTGGAATCGGCCGAGTACTATCGGCGGTTCCCACAGTGGCAGGATGCCTTGGCGGTGGTGCTGGATTGCCATCAGTTATTGCGCGCGCCGAATGAAGCCACCCAATTTCCTACGGCCGGCCAGCAGTTAGGCGATTTATGCTTGTTGGAAGAGTTGGGGCGCGGAGCACTAGGGCGGGTGTTTTTGGCCACGCAACCGTCGCTGTCGGATCGGCTATTGGTGGTGAAAGTGACGGCGCGCAGCGGCCAGGAACATTTGTCGTTGGCCCGATTGCAGCACACGAACATTGTGCCCCTATATTTGGTGCACGATTTTCCGGCGGAGAATTTGCGCGCCCTGTGCATGCCGTATTTAGGCGGAGCCACATGGGCCAGCGTGCTGTCGAGCCTGGAGAAGCATGTGCTTGGTGGCCGCAGCGGCGGTCAAATAGTCGCGCATTTGGCCGAGCGGCAAGAGCGCACTTCGGCCTTTGCTGTCGCGGGCGGCCCGGCGATTGGGTTTTTGTCGCGCTCATCGTATATTGACGCCGTATGCTGGATCGGCGCTTGCTTGGCCGATGCGCTTTCTTACGCTCATCAGCGCGGGCTGGTACATTTGGACATTAAGCCTTCGAACGTGTTGCTGGCGGGTGATGGGCAGCCGATGTTGCTGGATTTTCACCTGGCGTGCGAAACGCAGCGATTGCAGAACAAAAACATCGACCGCTTGGGAGGCACGCCCGGATACATGTCGCCGGAGCAACGCGCGGCCACCGAGTGCGTGAAGCAAGGCGTGCCGATTGCACGGCCGCTTGACGCACGGTCCGATATTTATTCGCTGGGGGTATTGCTGTACGAATCGCTGGCGGGCCAACTTCCGCCGGAGAACCCAAATTTGTTGCGGCAAAAACTTCGCCACGCCAATCCGCAAATCAGCCGTGGACTGGAAGATATTGTGTGCAAATGCCTGGCGAGAACACCTGCGGGCCGGTATGACGACGCGGGGCAGTTGGCCGCCGATTTGCGTTGCCATTTGGCCAGCCTGCCGTTGCGCGGGGTAGGCAATCACAGCGTATTGGAACGGTGGCAAAAATGGCGTCGCCGCAAGCCGCTGGCGCTGCCCGTGCTGGCAATCAGCATGGGTGTGGTGATTGTGATTTGCGGAGTGGCGGCGCTGTACTATCGCGATCACATCCGCACCGCGGAAGCGGCCCTGCAACAATCGCAAGAAGAACTAGCCAATCGAGAATTTGGCCCGGCGATTCAACATTCGCAGGCTGCGTGGAATGCGCTGCAATGGTTCCCGGGGCACGCCGAGCTTAAAAGCCGGCTGAAGACGCAAATTGCCACGGCACAGCGAGCCCAAGTAGTGGCCGCGCTGCACGATTTAGTGGAACAATTGCGATTTTTAGACCAAGAACCTACCGCGGAATCGGCACTGAATCATTCGAAACTCGCCGAGATTGCCACCGGGTGTCGCGCGATTTGGCAAGCCCGGGAAATGTTGAAGTCGCCTGCGCGCGACTCAAGCGACGAAGGCGCAAACGACAAGTCGCCGGAACCACAGGGAGAAGAAAAGACGAAACAGGACGACAACCAGAAGCTTCCGGAAGCGCTGCGGCGCGATTTGCTCGATTTGGCCATTCTGTCGGCGCGGCTCGACATGCAGTTGGCTTCCCCGGCCGGTGCTGCCGAGGTACGGCAACAGGCCATTGAAAAACTGGCCGAAGCGCGGGCAGTGTGCGGCCCAAGTTTTTTGTTGGATTTGGAAGAGCGCGATTATCGGGCTGGCGGAAACAATGGGGATGAAAAAGTGTCGCTCGATTCCCTGCCTGTGGCCAACAATGCTTGGGAGCACGACGGCCTAGGGCGCTGGCTAATGCACCACGGGGCGCTGGACGAAGCGCGGCGGCAATTTGCCACGGCAATTGCCCGGCAGCCGGACGATTTTTGGGCCCATTTTCAGCAGATGCGGTGCGACTATCAACTGGGGCATGATGCAGACGCATTGTCGGCGGCCAACGTTTGCATTGCGCTGGCGCCGCAGCGGGCCGAGTGCTATTACAATCGGGCGTTGTGCCACCAGGCGTTAAACCACGCAGAAGAAGCCAAGGCCGATTTTAGCCGGGCCGTGGAGCTCGATCCGGATTGCACACCGGAAAAGATGGGCAAACTCCGGAAAAATATGGATGGAGCCGCGAAATAA
- a CDS encoding RNA polymerase sigma factor: MADQLNSFYWKVLVVRCQIGDSSAFEELVTACQPRLRGFLFKLAGREAVDDLAQEVWMDVFRDLPRLANSDSFLPWFYRIARNRAYRRFRSRGQTVESLDAQNLNVADEPSPADDFTAEDAQAVHAALDGLSPEHREVLLLRFMEDMNYDDIAAVVGCHVGTVKSRLHHAKQALRTILEKTHEPR; encoded by the coding sequence ATGGCTGACCAATTGAATTCGTTCTATTGGAAAGTCTTGGTCGTACGCTGCCAAATTGGCGATAGCTCTGCCTTCGAGGAGTTGGTGACCGCCTGCCAACCTCGTCTGCGCGGATTTCTGTTCAAGTTGGCCGGCCGGGAAGCCGTCGACGATTTGGCGCAAGAAGTGTGGATGGACGTGTTTCGTGACCTGCCGCGGCTGGCCAATTCCGATTCCTTCCTGCCCTGGTTTTACCGCATTGCCCGCAATCGGGCATATCGGCGGTTCCGCAGCCGCGGACAAACCGTCGAATCGCTCGACGCGCAAAATTTGAACGTTGCCGATGAACCAAGCCCCGCCGACGATTTTACCGCCGAAGACGCCCAGGCCGTGCATGCCGCACTCGATGGTCTCAGCCCCGAGCATCGCGAAGTGCTGCTGCTGCGGTTCATGGAAGACATGAATTACGACGACATTGCCGCCGTGGTCGGTTGCCACGTCGGCACCGTGAAATCCCGGCTGCACCACGCCAAACAAGCTTTACGCACCATTTTGGAGAAAACCCATGAGCCCCGGTGA
- a CDS encoding S53 family peptidase, giving the protein MKAPIRRGRALKIETLEVRQVLSASTASLLVTPNLLVVPDANSSTVQGFSPAQIKAAYSFSGITFGSTVATGAGETIAIVDAYNDPNIVSDLATFDKQFGLAAPPSFKVVNESGGTSLPQNDQGWAAEIALDVEWAHSIAPGANILLVEASSANTSDLDKAEDFARNASGVVVVSNSWGGSEYNGESSEDAHFTSPSGKGVAFTVAAGDDGTGAEYPSASPDVVSVGGTSLRVTSSGSYSSESVWSDGGGGDSRYEGLPSYQTGLGISNRGTPDVSYDANPNTGVAVYDSYGSGGWAEYGGTSIGAPQWAGLIALADQGRSLAHESSLSNVQDVLYALPKSDFHDITSGSDGNSAATGYDLASGLGTPIASSVIRDLVAYTGSTTFTQASPVTTTRGHGFFFGFGGFGGFGGGFFFGFDVPSGGQGAIAAGSATDSADSGGASGAALPSNAAISAIDSFFAGVNDNNSSSTSGLTSNDSLAADNGATLQQITVDQSDAGDGSACSSALSTDAGAVLSLSGNLVDAHFASLDG; this is encoded by the coding sequence ATGAAAGCGCCAATCCGCCGTGGGCGTGCATTGAAAATCGAAACGCTGGAAGTCCGCCAAGTGCTGAGCGCTTCGACAGCCAGCCTGCTTGTGACGCCCAATTTGCTCGTTGTTCCCGATGCCAATTCGTCCACCGTGCAAGGCTTTTCCCCCGCGCAAATCAAAGCCGCTTATTCGTTCAGCGGAATTACCTTTGGCAGCACTGTGGCCACCGGAGCGGGCGAAACTATCGCCATTGTCGACGCCTACAACGACCCAAACATCGTCAGCGACCTGGCCACGTTCGATAAGCAATTCGGACTGGCGGCTCCCCCCAGCTTCAAAGTCGTCAACGAATCCGGCGGCACCAGCTTGCCGCAAAACGATCAGGGCTGGGCTGCCGAAATCGCTCTTGATGTCGAATGGGCCCATTCCATTGCGCCGGGTGCAAATATCTTGCTGGTCGAGGCCAGTTCCGCAAACACTTCCGATTTAGACAAAGCGGAAGATTTTGCCCGTAATGCCTCCGGCGTCGTCGTCGTGTCTAACAGTTGGGGCGGCAGCGAATACAACGGCGAATCATCGGAAGATGCGCACTTCACGTCCCCGTCAGGCAAAGGCGTCGCGTTCACCGTGGCGGCCGGCGACGATGGCACGGGAGCGGAGTATCCGTCGGCTTCGCCCGATGTCGTCAGCGTGGGCGGCACGTCGCTTCGGGTCACTTCATCGGGCAGTTATTCCAGCGAAAGCGTGTGGTCCGATGGCGGCGGCGGCGACAGCCGATACGAAGGCTTGCCCAGCTATCAAACCGGACTGGGAATATCCAATCGCGGCACACCCGACGTTTCGTACGACGCCAATCCCAACACCGGCGTGGCCGTTTACGACAGTTACGGCAGCGGCGGTTGGGCTGAGTACGGCGGAACCAGCATCGGCGCACCACAATGGGCTGGGCTAATTGCCCTGGCCGATCAGGGTCGATCACTCGCCCATGAAAGCTCGCTGTCCAACGTTCAGGATGTGCTGTACGCACTTCCCAAAAGCGACTTCCACGATATTACCTCCGGCTCCGACGGTAACTCGGCTGCCACCGGGTACGATTTGGCTTCCGGTCTGGGCACTCCGATTGCCAGCAGTGTCATTCGCGATTTGGTTGCCTATACCGGTTCGACCACTTTCACGCAGGCTTCACCGGTGACCACAACTCGCGGCCACGGATTCTTCTTCGGTTTCGGTGGCTTCGGCGGGTTTGGCGGCGGTTTCTTCTTCGGCTTCGATGTGCCCTCCGGCGGACAGGGCGCCATTGCGGCCGGCTCTGCAACCGATTCGGCCGACAGCGGCGGTGCTTCCGGAGCGGCTTTGCCAAGCAATGCCGCCATTTCGGCGATCGATTCGTTCTTTGCCGGCGTCAACGACAATAATTCCTCTTCCACGTCCGGGTTGACATCGAACGATTCGCTGGCCGCCGACAATGGCGCCACCTTGCAACAAATTACCGTCGATCAATCCGACGCCGGCGATGGGTCCGCTTGCTCCTCAGCATTATCAACGGATGCAGGCGCCGTTTTGTCGCTGTCCGGCAATTTGGTCGATGCCCACTTTGCATCGCTGGACGGTTAA
- a CDS encoding polysaccharide lyase family protein produces the protein MPLKRMGIVSAILAVLATAPVMLFTGQADDVSSTGTLDQVTLVDHGQSYTFSNRYCTAVISKRSGDLTSLTYKGKELMGYDSGHHAGYWEQSPASPVASITIDPGTNHGERAEVSIKGTATGGVGGGTNNVQMEVRYAMGQNDSGVYTYAIFSHDAKTGPGSVGESRYGVKLPNMFDWLSIDAQRNRLMPTAADWAAGTQLNMKEVRRLNTGTYKGEAEHKYDYSAYQFRIPAFGWSSTTQHIGLYFINPSTEFLSGGATKYELTGHLDANPGGAPTLLDYWRGTHYGGSICRIPAGEAWSKVVGPIMIYLNSKDTPQEMYDDALAKAKQESQAWPYDWVQGVDYPHRDQRGTLSGQIVLNDPQATTTKLPNLLVGLAFPDQKPPAPSNGASASAGSSLGSGATDSASSSGVSSSSASSSGATRNGATSDKTAPDTSTANSSASGGATPGSSASNSANPNGANPGNDRGGSGGTDQSKADSAGSTRGLGPGGFGGYGGFGFGGRGFGRGPSVTDWQNDAKHYEFWVQGDEDGHFVIPNIRPGTYQLHAIADGVLGEFSQASIEVKAGDKIDLGKLQWTPVRYGKQLWEIGIPNRTGAEFFKGDDYFHWGWYVQYAKLFPNDVHYDVDTSDFHKDWFFEQVPHDASDTDADATGRGRATPWTITFNLPQDMHGKATLRLAICGAGTRTIDVTVNGKAAGTVNMPFYNATINRDGIGGYWSERNLSFDAALMHAGKNTMVLTVPAGGLTSGIIYDYLRLELAEDTAVAE, from the coding sequence ATGCCGCTGAAAAGAATGGGGATTGTGTCGGCGATTCTGGCAGTGCTTGCCACAGCGCCGGTCATGCTGTTTACCGGGCAGGCTGATGATGTGTCTAGCACCGGGACTTTGGACCAGGTCACGCTGGTCGATCACGGCCAAAGCTACACGTTTAGCAACCGCTACTGCACCGCGGTGATATCCAAGCGATCGGGCGATTTGACGTCGCTGACGTACAAGGGCAAGGAGTTGATGGGTTACGATTCGGGTCATCATGCTGGTTACTGGGAGCAATCGCCGGCGAGTCCGGTGGCGTCGATCACGATTGATCCGGGGACCAATCACGGCGAGCGCGCGGAAGTTTCGATTAAGGGAACCGCCACCGGTGGCGTGGGGGGCGGCACCAACAACGTTCAAATGGAAGTGCGCTATGCGATGGGACAAAACGACAGCGGCGTGTATACCTACGCCATTTTTAGCCACGACGCCAAGACCGGTCCGGGCTCGGTGGGGGAATCGCGCTACGGGGTGAAGCTACCCAACATGTTTGATTGGCTTTCGATCGACGCACAGCGCAACCGGCTGATGCCGACCGCCGCCGACTGGGCGGCCGGCACGCAATTGAATATGAAAGAAGTTCGACGGTTGAACACCGGCACGTACAAAGGAGAAGCGGAGCATAAGTACGATTACTCGGCCTATCAATTCAGAATTCCAGCCTTTGGCTGGTCGAGCACGACGCAGCACATTGGGTTGTACTTCATCAACCCGTCGACGGAGTTTCTCTCCGGCGGGGCGACCAAGTACGAGTTGACCGGGCACCTGGATGCCAATCCTGGCGGCGCGCCGACGCTGTTGGATTATTGGCGGGGCACGCACTACGGCGGCAGCATTTGCCGGATTCCGGCCGGGGAAGCATGGAGCAAAGTGGTGGGGCCGATCATGATTTATTTGAACTCGAAAGACACGCCGCAAGAGATGTACGACGACGCGCTGGCCAAAGCCAAACAAGAAAGCCAAGCGTGGCCGTACGATTGGGTGCAAGGGGTCGATTATCCGCACCGTGACCAGCGCGGCACCCTGAGCGGGCAAATTGTGCTCAACGATCCGCAAGCCACGACCACGAAGCTGCCGAATTTGCTGGTGGGTTTGGCGTTTCCGGATCAAAAACCCCCTGCCCCGTCCAATGGTGCAAGCGCGAGCGCTGGCTCGTCCTTAGGCAGTGGCGCAACCGATAGCGCCTCTTCCAGCGGCGTTTCTTCGAGCAGTGCCTCTTCCAGCGGCGCAACCCGGAATGGCGCTACTTCGGACAAAACTGCCCCTGATACTTCCACTGCCAACAGCTCGGCTTCCGGCGGTGCGACTCCGGGTAGTTCAGCTTCCAATAGTGCAAATCCCAACGGTGCGAATCCTGGAAATGACAGAGGAGGCAGCGGCGGAACGGATCAAAGCAAAGCGGATTCAGCGGGGAGCACACGCGGTTTAGGCCCTGGTGGCTTTGGTGGTTATGGCGGCTTTGGTTTTGGCGGGCGCGGATTTGGTCGCGGTCCCAGCGTTACCGATTGGCAAAACGACGCCAAGCATTATGAGTTTTGGGTACAAGGAGACGAGGACGGGCACTTCGTGATTCCCAACATTCGGCCTGGCACCTATCAGCTACACGCCATCGCTGACGGAGTGCTAGGCGAGTTCTCGCAAGCGTCGATTGAAGTGAAAGCGGGCGATAAGATCGATTTAGGAAAACTGCAATGGACGCCGGTGCGGTACGGCAAGCAATTGTGGGAAATTGGCATTCCCAACCGAACCGGCGCGGAGTTTTTCAAAGGGGATGATTATTTTCACTGGGGCTGGTACGTGCAATACGCCAAGCTATTCCCCAATGACGTGCATTACGACGTGGACACGTCCGATTTCCACAAAGATTGGTTCTTTGAACAGGTGCCGCATGACGCATCGGACACTGATGCCGACGCCACCGGCCGGGGCCGAGCCACTCCGTGGACGATCACGTTCAATTTGCCGCAAGACATGCACGGCAAAGCCACGTTGCGGTTGGCCATTTGCGGCGCGGGAACCCGAACCATTGATGTGACCGTGAACGGCAAAGCGGCCGGGACCGTCAACATGCCATTTTACAACGCCACGATCAACCGCGACGGCATCGGCGGGTATTGGTCGGAGCGCAATCTGTCGTTTGATGCCGCGCTGATGCATGCGGGCAAAAACACGATGGTGCTAACCGTTCCGGCCGGCGGGTTAACCAGCGGCATCATTTACGATTATTTGCGGCTGGAGCTGGCGGAAGATACCGCAGTGGCTGAGTAA
- a CDS encoding CARDB domain-containing protein, which translates to MKTVTSNFRIVLLTLATVGTAIPQVALAHGGGGGGSSSSGASHAVSHASNGSTINTQFSSKSVKTLAATPSIPIPPPSGNKLGNFSTTAGSASTTSAVQKANLSGISGKSTVPTTVGSQDHVTANAVSAKAATAGAIDQSTNFNPNRTALNSNRVMANSVQPMHTMDLLGGLAGGLGNVVSGLESDLGPIVNGAIGLTEATCGAPITLTLVLTGSGLAPIPPDARFSAGNTIYHGAGSENALNKATQVSNRNVSPVDATAGYENAIVGQTFFTPGKVATQSKMDVHNTTGIPGTTISKGETMQPVSKVVASTGFNTGFAPPTSNSGTTKPGNMKPPMTSGGSVFGGGFDDSSVSNSSATTTDTTTTTDATPNASTTPSAAAAAKATTGADLVLEDVRLDAPATLVAGPAYTVKFRNQGTQAAGKFLIGVFAGLGDKLSDDAPRAIVEIDSLAAGEVRTVSVRLPQAALRMAGPEGKPAVFTKLFIGVDILNNVAEIDETNNTAVVDRAALETTAN; encoded by the coding sequence ATGAAAACTGTAACAAGTAATTTCCGAATCGTGTTATTAACCCTGGCGACCGTGGGAACGGCCATTCCGCAAGTGGCGCTGGCTCATGGCGGCGGTGGTGGCGGCAGCAGCAGCAGCGGCGCAAGCCATGCCGTTTCTCATGCCTCCAACGGCTCCACGATCAATACCCAGTTTTCAAGCAAGAGCGTTAAAACATTGGCTGCGACTCCTTCAATTCCCATTCCTCCCCCCAGCGGCAACAAGCTGGGCAACTTCAGCACGACGGCCGGCTCCGCCTCGACCACCAGCGCGGTCCAAAAAGCCAACCTAAGCGGAATCAGCGGCAAATCAACCGTTCCCACGACCGTCGGTTCGCAAGACCACGTTACCGCCAATGCCGTCAGTGCCAAAGCCGCGACGGCAGGGGCCATCGATCAATCGACGAACTTTAATCCCAATAGGACTGCACTGAATTCAAACCGCGTCATGGCCAACTCCGTCCAGCCCATGCATACGATGGATTTGCTAGGCGGCCTGGCCGGTGGACTTGGAAATGTTGTTTCCGGCTTAGAATCGGACCTGGGGCCTATTGTCAACGGGGCGATTGGGCTTACGGAAGCGACTTGTGGGGCGCCGATCACCCTCACGCTTGTTTTGACGGGCTCCGGATTAGCGCCGATTCCACCTGACGCCCGTTTCAGCGCAGGCAACACCATTTACCACGGAGCCGGCAGCGAAAACGCTCTCAATAAGGCCACCCAGGTCAGCAACCGCAACGTCAGCCCTGTCGATGCGACTGCCGGCTACGAGAACGCCATTGTGGGGCAAACATTCTTCACCCCAGGCAAAGTTGCCACGCAAAGCAAGATGGACGTTCACAACACGACCGGTATCCCGGGCACAACTATCTCCAAAGGAGAGACAATGCAACCGGTCAGCAAGGTGGTTGCCTCCACCGGCTTCAACACCGGTTTTGCCCCGCCGACTTCGAACAGCGGAACAACGAAGCCAGGCAATATGAAGCCTCCGATGACCTCGGGCGGCTCGGTCTTCGGGGGCGGGTTCGATGACAGCAGCGTCTCCAATTCGTCTGCAACCACCACGGACACCACGACGACCACCGATGCAACGCCGAATGCTTCCACCACACCTTCCGCTGCAGCGGCTGCCAAGGCTACGACCGGCGCAGACCTGGTGCTGGAAGATGTCCGCTTGGACGCTCCGGCCACGTTGGTTGCCGGTCCGGCTTACACCGTAAAGTTCCGCAACCAAGGCACGCAAGCGGCCGGCAAGTTCCTGATCGGAGTTTTCGCCGGACTCGGCGATAAGCTGTCCGACGACGCCCCGCGAGCGATTGTCGAAATCGACTCGCTGGCCGCCGGCGAAGTGAGAACGGTCTCTGTGCGGCTGCCGCAAGCGGCTTTAAGAATGGCCGGTCCTGAGGGCAAGCCCGCCGTCTTCACCAAATTGTTCATTGGCGTCGACATACTGAATAACGTGGCCGAAATCGACGAGACCAACAACACGGCCGTGGTCGATCGGGCCGCCCTGGAAACCACCGCCAATTGA